The Gadus chalcogrammus isolate NIFS_2021 chromosome 16, NIFS_Gcha_1.0, whole genome shotgun sequence DNA window tggctaatcacactcacacctggtgttataatatgtcccctttaacctgtattatatatagTCTTGTGAGATACACCAACACTGGAGCTCGACTGGCGGGATACACTTTGTGAAGAGGAGGTTTTTAGGAAGGTCTACGTGCTGGCTTGAGACCAATGGGGGGTGTCGGTGAGAACACAGGTTTGTCCAGTCTGAGTTCCAAGGTTTATAAACTTTATTTCCCAAAGGCCAACAGGactgtatggatgtgtgtttgtagggagGATGATAATGTGCGAAGGTAGGTAGGATGATAGTGTGTGTAGCTAAGGTGTGATGGGTAGGTAGTTAGCTGGGATGTCTGGGGTTTCTAGGAAGCAAACATAAATTAGAACAATCCGTAATtccgttaaaggtcccatgatatgtcaccaggtgtgagtgtgattagccgttacaatccgttttgaaaatcgtctccttatgacatcacaagtgggcgtgtccacctagatgtgtgacggatagatgagcaacgtttgctacagtccactgggtaggctggtaggcttATCTATCCCGCAcaaatctaggtggacacgcccacctgtgatgtcagaaactgcacattttcaaaatggcttgtaaggctaatcacactcacagtgCCATGtgatgggacctttaaatagtAAGTAGTTTAGTTAACAAGCCTTATACGATTGCATAAGAAAAGTCATTGACCATTAAAAAACTCACATTGGTCAGTATATGCACAtaaggggccctattttaacggtttgaaacgcaagtgagaagcgccaagcgcaagaaGCTTTGTgtgcggttctatggcgatgttgctattttacagGCGCATAAATGACTCTCGgctcaaatctaaaaagggttggtctgaagtagagtttagattctctgcccgagcccgagcccgacccgacccaaCCCAAACCGCGGGCcaggtcgggccgatatttcccaccactatcctcgggccgtgtcgggccgggcctttgatcaacgattttttatttattttttatcattggtttattggcctaatctgaggagaaatctatgccattaacagaaatattataggccttcaTTACACAGATCttttcaatgccgtggaacgctccgttcacttgtaTGGGTAGAAGTCTGttgacttgtcaaccccagcgtcttccgttgctaagcgacgtcaccgtctttgcagacaaattatttctctgctgatcaacactacgaatgctggtaacggatatattgtaaaaagacacaccatgtgaagttatgaTTTCATTTTGGCatgtagccgtgtaataagcgggattatgtatagaacgtcgccggtcgttcgaaaataagccccttcagggcgaagcaagacaccttcgctgcatttcggtgtactgttcgccctgtcggggcttactttcccgataatgaccggcgttctatacattatcccttacatatatatttagcagagtaggcctagtaacaaatgtgtacaaagtaacatatgtattaaaataaatgtcgggttgaaatcgggctcggactcataattacagttattgtgtcgggtcgggccgggctcggacagaacgtgcacgggctcgggccgggtagggcttgattttctgggcccgatctaagctctagtctgaagtagcctaattacccataGTGTGGTTTGgccgtaacgtgcaataaaccaatgagagtgccatctcccatcccctttaagagccatgagcgcatttgaatctgaagagtattttgacagcgcgtttgcagtctccgatgaaacagatgcatgaccacatgaatttcaaacttcaaatggctcactCGCTTTGCACTGGTTCCTGCGCCATTTTAGTTTTATTAGATCTTAGTGCCGCATTTGACACTAATGATCATGACATCCTACTGCAGAGGCTGGAACATAGAGTTGGGCTGGAGGGCACTGTTTTAACCTGGTCCACCTCTTACCTGACAGACAGTTGGGACgttactcctcttcctctgctacCATGAAGTTTGGTTTCCCCCAAGGTTCAATCCttggccccctcctcttctctctctacatGCTGCCCTTGAGTGCCAGCTTTGACAAATATGGCATCCAGTACCACTGCTATGCCGACGATACCCAGATCTACCTCCCTGTTGCCCCTCAGACCACATGTACATTAAACAAACTATAGCTGCCTCACTGATATTAAATCTTGGATGGCATGCTATTTCCTACAACTCAATGATAGCAAAACTGAAGTCATTATATTTGGTCCCCCTTCATCTGTCACCAGCTTCAGCACCCTGTGGTTAGAAATCTTGGTATTATGCTGGATAGCTCTCTGAATTTtaataaacaaatcaatagtGTGGTCAGAAGTTTTTATCAACTTAGAGTAATATCAAATCTTAAATCACTTTCATCCCGGAGTGATCTTGAAATTGTCATACATGCTTTTATCACCTCAAGActtgattactgcaatattTTATATACAGGTCTTACTCAATCTAACATCCAGAAGTTACAGATGGTCCAGAATGCAGAAGCCAGAATGCTCACTGGCACTAAAAAGAGAGAGCACATCACACCAGTCCTGGCTCAGCTGCACTGGCTACCTGTCAAATTtagaatttattttattgattttactCTGTTTTTAAAACTCTTAGTGGCTCAGCCCCCCCTTATATTGCTGAAATGCTTTCCCCACACTCCACCTCAAGGTCGACCCGGTCATCCACAAAACAGCTCCAATCTGTCCCCCCGTACACGTCTTAAAACGAAAGGTGACCGAGCATTCTCTGTTGCTGGCCCAAACCTATGGAATCCCCTTCCAACCCACATCAAGTCCTCTACCACCCTTGCCAGTTTTAAGTCCAATTTAAAGACATACCTTTTCACTCTTGCTTTTAACAACCCTTAACACCCTTAACCTTGTACTTACTATTTTTATTGCTTTCTTTCTACTTATTTTCTACTTATTTTATGCATTCCTTTTTTTGTCAAGACCTGTGTATCCCCTTTCAACAACTGTCCCGCCCAACCCTGACTTCTGcaaatgtaaagcgctttgggtcaaCTCCTGTTGTTTTGTGTGCTATATGTGCTATATTAAAAAtagtgacttgacttgactaacacatatatgatatgcggtaactgtggttctatttaatggcgtacgcaatacattaacaaacattgtttcttaccagtattgtatgcattatcgttatcgacttgtgttcctaatattcATGTGTCCCCCCATTAATATACATTgacatggactgtattatgcgttacgtgtttagtttgcgtgtgtttaaacagatggatgcacacacacgcgcccgcattcattgattattttacacatacacacacgcgcgcccgcattcattcattctttttaacactaactcgcggtaaaacaatgtttctcacaatcaaatactcatcaatcctaaaagttatgggcttgtacacgatgtctgtgtcaagaaaatatgtgtttgctctacggtgtttgcagatgcattgatttaaaagtacaacttattaccgctgcatcagctgttctttcccaaataatttaccaagaatgtgtggctaggtagatgagagaagcaaagtgtatgctcGAGGTGCACAaccaacattatgcatgcgcccttaaaatagcatctgaacaatgcgccactgactttaaaccaggtatttcctggtttgtggcgcaattgctttctgaaactgcaaaatagcaccaaggaacgtttgcgccagaacacgcctccatCTTTCGCCAAAGCACCCCTCGGGGCGCAAGAACATTCCCTAATTTAAcgacgcgtggcggtggagggaaaaaaacgatctgcgccagttgcaaactagcaacgacacatgcgtcagtgtaaaaagtaaattgcgccggatgcaagatagggcccaaggAGTTCAAAGCAAGGTGTTCAGTGTCTCTGAACAAAGGAAAGGTGTGTGGTCCCAGGTCTGGCTTAAATTGTCTGTGGCGTGGGCGCTCGGTCTCGAGCAGCGACGGCAGGGACTGAATGGGCTCCATTGGTCACCAAGTGTTTCGGCTCGAAGGATCATGAAGAGGAGTTTTTTAGGAATGTCTAAGTGCTGGCTTTAGAACAATGGGGATGTCGTTGAGAACACAGGGTTTTCCAGTCCGAGTTCCAAGGTTTACAGGCATTCATTTCCAAAGGTGCGAGCAGGactgtatggatgtgtgtaggtaggtaggtaggtagttaGGTAGGATGTGGAGGTAGGTAGTTAGCTAGGATTTGTTTGGTTTCTAGGAAGAAAGCATAAAGTACAACAATCAGCTCCACAATTCATTGCCACAATTccgttaaataataaataatttaacaaGCCTTATGCGATTACATAACAGAAGtcacacaaaataaactcaAATTGCTCAGTATATGCACACAAGAAGTTTAAGGGCTAAAAGCTCTCGGTGTTTAGTGTCTCTGAACAAAGGAAAGGGGTGTGGTCACAGGTCTTGCTTAAGTAGTCTGTGGCGGGGCGGTTAGTGATTAACTGATTGACATGGGCAAATTGAGAAAATGTGGGCTAATTAAGGGGTGTGGCTCTGGGTCAATAAATTAAGCATGATATATCTCTGGTTTGATTACATTTTAGCTATTCTTTTGTGTAGGACAGGGTACTTTGTAATTTGCCTTTTGTGTAGAAATATTGAGTGATACTGCGGAAAAAGCCTTCCTTGGAAAGCCCTTCACGACAGCAGATATACACCGCTAGACACACAGGACTCATTCGAGTCTAGGAGAGTACCGTAGATGAATCGTTGTCGAGAAGCCACTTGTAGCCAGTGCAGGGTGCGGTGGAGTGGTGGAGTGTGGGTGAACTGGGGTAGGTTGAAGACCAGccgggctgctgcattctggagGAGCACTAGAGGACGAATGGAGCATGCAGGCAAACCAGCCAGAAGGGAGTTGCCGAAGTCTAGATGCAAGATGGCAAGAGCCTGGACCAACTCCTTGTTGGCCTTCTTTGTGGATGGAGAGCTTGTGGATGGGAGATGCCTTCCTTGGAAGGAAGAGCAGCTCAGTCTTGTCCAGAATGAATTGTAGGTGGGGTGTTGACATCAACAGAGAGGTGTCGGTTGCACAAATATTTAAGCTGCAAACTGGGTTTCAGAATGTGAAAAAACTGAATTTGTTGTGTGTTATCTCTACAGAGGCGGTATATGTGAGTGAATGACAGAACCCTGCGAAGGGAACCCAAGGGAAGAGGATGGGACCcaggttaataataataataatacattcaatttagaggcgcctttcaagacacccaaggtcaccttacagagcatatagtcatcatacatcgtttaaaaaaaaacaagaaattgtggggaaaaaaaataaataaataaataaacataataaataaaaaataaataaaacaaaaacaagacaaaacaaaacaaacaaacaatcacgttagacgttgtgtgcgagtttgaacaggtgagttttgagttgtgacttgaaggttgtaatggtgtctgactgttttatgtgtggggggagggagttccagagcctgggtgctaaacagctgaatgaccgggcacccattgtagtgagtcgtgatagTAGATAGTAGATAGGATAGTACCCTGGGTTATACCTATGATCTTTAGTTCCCCACATCAGATCGCCGTTATTCTGAGTGTGAATATCTTTTGAATACCCAATATCTTCCGAACTTTTTTTAATTCTCGTACAAAGATATCAAAATTGGACAAAGGATATAACTGTTTTATAATAATGCAGGTTTTTTAATCAGTCTTAATGTGATTTGTGCAAAAGTTGTCTTCATTCTCAGCCTTTAATAAATTAGATAAAACAGAGAATTGTCTTGTGCTGCAATGTTCATAGTGATTATTGAAGGGGTGAGCTCAAAAACCGACCATAGACACTGGGCATTAAAGATAACGTATAGCTTTGACTTATTTTGAACCAGAAAATTAATTCAAAGAAAAGCTAAAACTAAAGTTAGGCTATAGAAGTCATCCTATTGATTATTTATAAACATAATATTGCACTTTGCATTGCCACGGATTTGTGAAAAAGacttaaaaaacataaggacATTAGGATCTTTCACAGCAAAtattttaatgaaaacattatAGGTCAATATGTTGTCAGATAAAAACAATCCTTGTCAAAGGGCCAGTTCATTCGGGCTCAGGGCAGGTTAATTTGGATGAATTGAAAGATGTAAAGCATATTTATCACAACATAAAAaccgttgtttttgttttttccttaATGTTTGCttttattgcacacacacatccatgaacAGAAGTATTGGGTTACTTTTGTGTTATTTGTGGTTTTGATCGAGGCATGTTATTTTCATACTCACGCTGTAACGCCAGTACATTATTCcaaatatgtaaaataatttGCCTAGACAGGATGTCGTCAATATCCCCTTGACCTCCTAACTTCCGAGTAATGACGAGAAAACAGTAATCCAGTAGAGACCTAATTTATTGATATATTTCATTATCAATCTACCTTGCTAAGGCTGGCTCAAAATAACTTTCACTTGAAACATTTTTATGAAAACGTTATTGGTCAATATGTTGTCAGATAAAAACAATCCTCGTCATTTTCTAGCTAACCTCACTCGTTTTAACATTTGAATCAAGTTTTTCTGAAGTTATTTCTCTTTAACCAAATAACTTGTCTTTAATAAGTGGATTGAGTACTGGGGGAAATATAATAGTTGATACACCCACATTTCTTCTCAGGTATGGGGACGCACATACCCTTTGTCTCactggtttggtttgtttggatATGGTCACCCTACTTTGGGCTGTGGCTGGTGCCTTTTGATGTTACTCTGTCTCATAGATAACCTCTTTTTAAACACAGTTAGAGTGTATGTTGGCCATTTTTCACCAAAGCACAAGTAAAGTTAAAAGGTTGCACGCAACATTATTACACTCTATTACCACTCTTTAACCATACCACATTTTGGTGATTTATTTAACAAtgtcctttatatatatatatatatatatatatatatatatatatatatatatatatgtatatatatataaacatatttgtgtctctgtctatttatttcctaaataaGGTTCAAATACATCTGATGTGTCAGCTAGGTAGCTTTACAGagatggtttggtttgtttggatATGGTCACCCTATTTTGGGCTATGGTTGGTGCCTTTTGATGTTATTCTGTCTCATATATAACCTATTTTTAAACACAGTTAGAGTGTATGTTTGCCATTTTTCACCAAAGCCTCACaagtaaagttaaaaagttGCAAGCAATGGCgattacattattacactctAATACCACTCTTTAACCATACCACATTTTTGGTGATTTATTTAACAGTGTCctttatgtatatatctatatctatctatctatatatatatatatatatatatatatatatatatatatatatatatatatatatattcctttcCAAGGAAGGCTTTTCCGCAGTATCACTCAATATTTCTACACAAAAGGCAatatgtgtctctgtctgtctatttattTCCCAAAGAAGGTACAAATACATCTGATGTGTCAGCTAGGTAGATTTACAGAGATGTTTGTCAGTTAGGTCAGAGACACACAATATGCAAATCAGCCTTAGCACTCTTTAAATAAATTTAACacacattataaataaaatgtattattattatttatttagtggGGAAGAAATAATGCATCAATAAATTATCCTTCAAAATGTATGATGTGATATTTCTGAAGAGTTTCTGGGAAAGATGACATGATCCATGCAATACAGTACAACCTAGCAACAATTTGTTGTAAACTCCCCTATTGCTCACTTACAATACAGCCAATGTATTGCTATTATCAAGGGAAATTCAAAATTCCAGCAGCGGTATTACAGACAAGACACATAAACAAGCAAGAAAAACACAAGCTAAAATGCAACAAGacattgtataaataaataactacattttaaaaggagaagcagcagcagatgttAGCAGCAATTATTATATCTTATttatgttaataaataaatggagtgtgtagcaataaataaataaatagattatgCAAGCTCGATCAGTCTATCCTATTTCTATTTCCCTTTATCCACTGTACacctcctgctgcccccccctcctccctccaaggGCGGAGTTGTGGAGTGTGATGGCACGATGGACAAAGGAGTTCATTAGTCTGTTGGTGCGgcatctggggaggaggagcctgtcGCTGAAGGAGCTTCTTTGGTTGCTGATGACAGTGTGCAGAGGGTGGCTGGTGTCATCCACGATGGCCAGAAGCTTCTTTGTGGTTCTCTCCTCTGCCACTGTCAACAGACAATCCAGCTTGAAGCCGACCACAGAGCCGGCCCGCCTGATGAGCTTGTCAAGCCTGGAGGAGTCCCTCTTGGTAGTGCTGCCTCCCCAACACACCACAgcgtaaatatatatatatatatatatatatatatatagacactgGGCATTAAAGATAACGCATAGCTTTGACTTATTTTGAACCAGAAAACTAATTCAAAGAAAAGCTAAAACTAAAGTTGGGCTATAGAAGTCATCCTATTGATTATTTATAAACATTATATTGCACTTTGCATTGCCACGGATTTGTGAAAAAGAATTAAAAAACGCAAGGACATTAGGAACTTTCACAGCAAATATTTTAAGGAAAACATTATAGGTCAATATTTTGTCAGATAAAAACAATCCTTGTCATTTTCTGGGTAACCTCACTCGTTTAAACATTTTAATCATGCTTTTCAGAAGTTCTTTTGTCTTTAATCCATATATAAGTGGATTGAGGACTGGGGGAAATATGATAATTGATACACCCACAGCTCTCCTCAGGTATGGGGACACACTCTCAAATCTGTGAGAGATCAAAGTGATGGCAGCATTGAattcaaagaataaaaaaaccACCAGATGTGTTCCACATGTTTGGAGAGCTTTCCCTCTCGCATCATCCTGCTTCGTCATCACACAAGTCAGCAAGATCTGGATGTATGTGTACATTATTATAACCAGCGGGGCACCTTGAAATATGACAATGAAAGCCAAGCCGAAGTAGTTATTCACCTTTGTGTCCTCACAGAGTAGTTTTGTCATCGATGGATTGTTACAGTAAATATCCACAATTTTAGTCCTGCAAATACTGTACCTTGTGACTAGAGAAAACAACACTGTGAAAAACAGAATGTCCGCAAACCAAATGGAAATTATGAGTCTCATCAAAGTATTTGGAGTCATGATAGAGTTGTACCTAAGGGGCAAGCATATGGCAACATATCTGTCATACGCCATGGCTGTTAGAAAGATTAAGTTCCCTGTACCGTAGAGGTGAATGAGAAAGGCCTGAACGAGGCACCCAGGGTAGGAAATAGAGCGGTTCTTGGTCAAAATGCTGGTTACAAGCTGTGGTAGAAAAGCAGTGGCTCCAATCATGTCCATTATTGGTAGGTTTAACAGCAGCAGGAACATGGGCGTATGCAAACTCTTTGTGAAGACAATCGTTGCAAACACCAGTGTATTGCAGAACAAAATGGTTATATACGTCAGAGTACCTACGACAAACACTGGGTATTCTTGGCCAGGCGGTAGGTCTAGTGACTGTAGTGTTAGTTGTATTGCCCAGTTACCTAGTGGATCACTTGTGTTCATCGTTAGGATGCTTTTGGATGCCAAAGAACGGGCTTTTCCTAGAAGAAATACAAGCAAAAAAGGTTCTTAACAAGAAGCAATATCAGTTTAGGATATTATATCAGTATGAGGACTAACAATAAAGTAATATAACACAATATGATATCATCTAACTTAACAGAAGGAGTCTCTGTCTTTCCTTTGATTTCTCGACAACCATTCACCCGATCGATTTCACACATGACGGGTGTGAAGTGTGAAGATGTTTGGATGAgcggaaaacaataaagctgaaAGATGCAATACCAGACGCTAAGCAATCGACCTGTTCCGAACACTGCACTAGTAACTTAAATAGAGTCTAACAGGCAACAGAACAGTAACATAATTTGAAAACTCCTCAAGACTCAGTGTGGCACTCATtgctgaactctctctctccttcctcaagCAACTTACCTTTTGCTTAGCAGCCAGGTACTGGGTTGCAGTATTGCGACTGGAGGGCTGATTGGAAGATATTTTATGGGCCATTATCAAAAGTTACGCCCAATGGTATTCCGCCTTAGGGACATTAAATTGCCTTGGGATCAGCTTAATGATTTTTTATGGTTAGTTAATTTGGTGTGAGGGTCAGTTAATGGAGGCTAAGGGCCAGTTCATTCGGGCTCAGGGCAGGTTAATTTGGATGAATTGAAAGATGTAAAGCATATTTATCACAAAATAAAAatcgttgtttttgttttttccttaatgtttacttttattgcacacacacatccatgaacAGAAGTATTGGGTTACTTTTGTGTTATTTGTGGTTTTGATCGAGGCATGTTATTTTCATACTCACTCTGTAACGCCA harbors:
- the LOC130405359 gene encoding olfactory receptor 4D1-like — encoded protein: MNTSDPLGNWAIQLTLQSLDLPPGQEYPVFVVGTLTYITILFCNTLVFATIVFTKSLHTPMFLLLLNLPIMDMIGATAFLPQLVTSILTKNRSISYPGCLVQAFLIHLYGTGNLIFLTAMAYDRYVAICLPLRYNSIMTPNTLMRLIISIWFADILFFTVLFSLVTRYSICRTKIVDIYCNNPSMTKLLCEDTKVNNYFGLAFIVIFQGAPLVIIMYTYIQILLTCVMTKQDDARGKALQTCGTHLVVFLFFEFNAAITLISHRFESVSPYLRRAVGVSIIIFPPVLNPLIYGLKTKELLKSMIKMFKRVRLPRK